In Euphorbia lathyris chromosome 10, ddEupLath1.1, whole genome shotgun sequence, the DNA window ACGCTCCTCTACAGCTGCAATTTTGGCCAATCGTTGCCTATCCGCTTCTTCAGCATCAACCAGAGCATTAAACTTCTTGCTGTAGGCCTCTAACTCTGCCATATTTGATCTAACTCGAGCTGCGAGACCTGCTGCCATGTTTTTCTCAGTAACATATGACTGATAGCAAAACAACACATGGTTCTTGGCGGATTTCAACGGCTCAGTCTTGAAAGGATGAGCACACGCACCCATCATTAGATCAAAATCAGCCATTGCCCTTGCAATACGGGTGGGAGTCCAGGAATCAAGAGGAGAAGCAACGAGCTTGCTAAGATTGGCACGAGCATCACTCAACGAGTCATCACTAGGCAAGGATGAATCAGCTGCAACAGTAGACGGTcctttcaaaaatgaaaaatccaagCCGGCAAAAGGATTATCAGCTTTAAGACCGACAGGGACCAACAAAGGACGCGCAAGGGCTGATTCCTGCCATATTTTCAGCAATTAAATCAATCAATCTAAACAATTCATCGCAAGCATGACTCATAAGTAACAGATTAGCAAGATCATACAAACCTGAGACAATGGCGCAAGGACCAGTCGGTTCAGAGAAGACGCAGAAGGAAGATGGGTTCGTGCCGGAAGTTGCAATGGAGTCATAGCCACCTCAGTCGAGTCCTCATCAAGAGACAAGGTGCCGAGCGAAGACATCAAGTTCCAACGTTCCCCCAGTTGATCCAGTGTTTCATCCTCGAAACCGAAGTATAGGCCCTCGTCGAAgtcgtcttcttcttccatttgtcTCGCGGAAGGCCCTGCTGCAATAGCCACCCGCTCTCCTTCATCCATCATGATTGcctttcctttccctttgtcgTTGGCGTCAAGCTCATTCGGAGCTAGGAAATTCGGATTGTTGTCTTTCCCTGAGCTACCGCTTgagtctacaaaaaaaaaattaattaattataaaaaaaatatatatgtagaaaaataataatagtaaaataaataaaaagagctTACCAACATGAGGGATACAATGCTGAAAAACGGTCTCCCACCAAGCATCAAacgaa includes these proteins:
- the LOC136209038 gene encoding uncharacterized protein gives rise to the protein MTVCATRRLHHGVDRTRISRSSNPGLTLYAPCLWARQLGFFQSIPGQLPFPTPSQRCGASDEDIVAAVLDAGYDQGPLLLGSDQPSFDAWWETVFQHCIPHVDSSGSSGKDNNPNFLAPNELDANDKGKGKAIMMDEGERVAIAAGPSARQMEEEDDFDEGLYFGFEDETLDQLGERWNLMSSLGTLSLDEDSTEVAMTPLQLPARTHLPSASSLNRLVLAPLSQESALARPLLVPVGLKADNPFAGLDFSFLKGPSTVAADSSLPSDDSLSDARANLSKLVASPLDSWTPTRIARAMADFDLMMGACAHPFKTEPLKSAKNHVLFCYQSYVTEKNMAAGLAARVRSNMAELEAYSKKFNALVDAEEADRQRLAKIAAVEERLLALEKEVAEARASKAEMVRASSGFRACFPRMEEELAREKDRLANHYDEMLAWHRQSEQHKEAASKLCESWAQYPKPDFCLFP